A genome region from Candidatus Omnitrophota bacterium includes the following:
- a CDS encoding glycosyltransferase family 2 protein: MAKEKVIVVMPAYNAASTLERTINDIPPGSVDEIILVDDASRDNTVDIAKRLGLTVVEHQNNLGYGANQKTCYGLALSKKADYVVMIHPDYQYDSRLINSAIDILRLGVCDVLLGNRVRTRKECLASGMPLYKYLANRFLTIIDNFALGQNLGEFHSGFRAYRRGVLETIPFHNNSDDFVFDAQLLIQAVHFGFTIGDIPIPVRYFKEASSIRLWRSVIYGLQSLGVLTVFYLHRLGLIKSPLFNPKQPRVNDKI; encoded by the coding sequence ATGGCCAAAGAAAAAGTTATAGTAGTTATGCCGGCTTATAACGCGGCGTCCACCCTGGAGAGGACTATAAACGATATTCCTCCCGGCAGTGTCGACGAAATTATCCTTGTGGATGACGCGAGCCGGGACAATACCGTAGATATAGCCAAACGCCTGGGTTTGACCGTTGTCGAGCATCAAAATAATCTCGGCTATGGAGCCAATCAGAAGACCTGTTATGGATTGGCGTTGAGCAAAAAAGCGGATTATGTGGTAATGATACATCCGGATTATCAATACGACAGCCGGCTGATCAATTCCGCGATCGATATCTTGAGGCTGGGAGTCTGTGATGTTCTCCTGGGGAACCGCGTCAGGACGAGAAAAGAATGCCTGGCGTCAGGGATGCCATTGTATAAATATCTCGCCAACCGGTTCCTGACTATTATCGACAATTTTGCCCTCGGTCAGAATCTGGGAGAGTTCCATTCGGGGTTCCGGGCTTACCGCAGGGGGGTATTAGAAACAATACCTTTTCATAATAATTCCGATGATTTTGTTTTCGATGCGCAATTATTGATCCAGGCTGTCCATTTTGGATTCACTATAGGGGACATACCCATACCGGTGCGTTATTTTAAAGAGGCGTCTTCTATCCGGTTATGGCGCAGCGTGATCTACGGGCTGCAATCTTTAGGGGTTTTAACGGTTTTTTACCTTCACCGGCTGGGCCTTATAAAATCACCTCTTTTTAACCCAAAACAACCCCGTGTAAATGATAAGATATAG